Proteins from a genomic interval of Anas platyrhynchos isolate ZD024472 breed Pekin duck chromosome 4, IASCAAS_PekinDuck_T2T, whole genome shotgun sequence:
- the LOC140002362 gene encoding maestro heat-like repeat-containing protein family member 2B, translating into MQTGCFLPSSFACVGIRTRRRRHRNGGRETGSETLATSAAVVTSLLKKLQDREGERAETYRRLEHVLQGDDTRLRSGVVNRVLAEVSGDMKAAQGAMTEVTAAAGDVLVALARSHFEFVMSELQGHLKSMRGGACQEFVLSTLSKLASSYALRCIPFAQMTLAALHAVLSHVESSRILRAICSVLEQWSRAINAYFNAWEQCPFPRIGEAQLCEQVYDLFCHAVGNWLGRDEEEEDKQAVLGAVAAMMAVVLRDAQHQDNVWKQVFWLLRQYQELQETCRVTESLRYFLTTLEELHAVAPQDKLHAIAAAVHHQIVEEDRQHSAGHKEELRQCIVLQARICPEETIMFLLSHLSSEDEGTRRTALTLLGAVARTDEPAVREKLPLMVEAVQPLFIEASTQVRSALLGFIRDLLSVSIPSCLAWEAVAHIFVEFRRASDRLAVEDLQEERDLRAQCIDVLESLDVSVGGMTQLLWPRLLQYMVPGQYCGLLLPLSRCLQAVIERQKQTEGQEDSEKPDAAQGQDKTPTPQALLVQLLVVAASAGCGECGAAALQLLQALQSRIHRSLRDLWPMRIPRMLQYLEEHPEGSLDSEEWQCYLLKFLTESAEEMQEDQPWIVCLSRELSQQLSSSSSSKEDKEFLYRALGTVLASCRRLTHVQGQLLKYLKETDATRPCDKQGIASVVSYAAERHFYLALDAMSMVRKALIKFGRRQRVMAAGFECSAFSCPLFTSRTVVAESWHPRCTCPSRQSYLRRLPPAES; encoded by the exons ATGCAAACTGGTTGTTTCCTTCCATCTTCCTTTGCTTGTGTAGGGATCAGGACTAGACGAAGACGTCACAGGAACGGTGGCAGAGAGACGGGGTCTGAGACTCTTGCCACCTCTGCCGCCGTCGTGACTTCCTTGTTGAAGAAGCTGCAAGACAGAGAG GGTGAGCGAGCGGAGACTTACCGCCGCCTCGAGCACGTCTTGCAAGGAGATGACACCCGTCTGCGGAGCGGCGTTGTCAACCGAGTGCTCGCAGAGGTGTCTGGAGACATGAAGGCAGCCCAG GGCGCGATGACCGAAgtgacagcagctgctggtgacGTCCTGGTGGCTCTGGCTCGTTCCCACTTCGAGTTTGTGATGTCCGAGCTCCAGGGCCACCTGAAGAGCATGAGGGGAGGAGCATGCCAGGAGTTTGTGCTCAGCACCTTGAGCAAACTGGCCAGCAGCTATG CCCTGCGGTGCATCCCCTTCGCCCAAATGACGCTCGCTGCTCTGCACGCCGTGCTGAGCCACGTGGAGAGCAGCCGGATCCTGCGCGCCATCTGCAGTg TGCTGGAGCAGTGGTCGAGGGCGATCAACGCTTACTTCAATGCCTGGGAGCAGTGCCCCTTCCCTCGCATCGGGGAGGCGCAGCTCTGCGAGCAGGTGTACGACCTGTTCTGCCACGCGGTGGGAAACTGGCTGGGCCgtgacgaggaggaggag GACAAGCAGGCCGTCTTGGGAGCAGTGGCTGCTATGATGGCCGTCGTCCTCCGTgatgcacagcaccaggacaaCGTGTGGAAGCAGGTCTTCTGGCTCCTGCGGCAGTACCAGGAGCTCCAGGAGACTTGCCGGGTGACAGAG AGCCTCCGTTATTTCCTGACGACCTTGGAGGAACTTCACGCTGTCGCCCCCCAGGACAAGCTCCATGCCATCGCTGCTGCTGTGCACCACCAG ATTGTGGAggaggacaggcagcacagcgCAGGCCACAAAGAAGAACTGAGGCAGTGCATTGTGCTTCAAG CTCGAATCTGCCCGGAGGAGACAATCATGTTCCTGCTGTCCCACCTGAGCAGCGAGGACGAGGGCACCCGCAGGACAGCGCTGActctgctgggagctgtggcaCGCACTGACG AGCCTGCAGTGAGAGAGAAGCTGCCCCTAATGGTAGAGGCCGTGCAGCCCTTGTTCATTGAGGCCAGCACCCAG GTGAGGAGCGCGCTCCTGGGTTTCATCAGGGACCTGCTCAGCGTCAGCATCCCGAGCTGCTTGGCGTGGGAAGCGGTGGCGCACATCTTTGTCGAGTTCAGGCGGGCCTCGGACAGACTG GCAGTAGAAGACCTCCAAGAAGAAAGAGACCTTCGGGCCCAGTGCATAGATGTCCTGGAGTCTCTGGATGTCTCCGTTGGAGGCATGACCCAA ctCTTGTGGCCACGGCTCCTGCAGTACATGGTGCCGGGCCAGTACTGCGGCCTGCTGCTCCCGCTGTCCCGCTGTCTCCAAGCCGTGATCGagagacagaagcaaacagaagGGCAAGAGGACAGCGAGAAGCCTGATGCTGCCCAGGGGCAAG ACAAGACGCCCACGCCACAGGCGCTCCTGGTTCAGCTGCTG GTGGTGGCGGCTTCTGCTGGGTGCGGAGAATGCGGGGCCGCTGCCCTACAGCTGCTGCAggccctgcagagcaggatcCACAGATCCCTGAGGGACCTGTGGCCCATGCGCATCCCCCGCATGCTGCAGTACCTGGAAG AGCATCCAGAGGGCTCCCTGGACTCCGAAGAGTGGCAGTGCTATCTGCTTAAG TTCCTGACGGAGTCAGCGGAGGAGATGCAGGAGGACCAGCCATGGATCGTGTGCCTGAGCCGGGAGCTGagccagcagctgagcagctcctccagcagcaaggAGGACAAG GAGTTCCTGTACCGGGCTCTCGGCACGGTGCTGGCCTCTTGTCGGCGGCTCACCCACGTCCAAGGGCAGCTGCTGAAATACTTGAAAGAAACGGATGCCACCAGGCCGTGTGACAAACAG GGAATAGCTTCCGTGGTCTCCTACGCTGCTGAGCGCCACTTCTACCTGGCCCTGGATGCAATGAGCATGGTCCGCAAGGCGCTCATCAAATTCGGCAGACGGCAAAGGGTAATGGCTGCAGGCTTTGAGTGTTCGGCCTTCTCTTGCCCTCTTTTCACTTCCCGAACGGTGGTGGCCGAGTCGTGGCACCCACGTTGCACTTGTCCCTCCCGGCAGAGCTACCTAAGACGCCTGCCCCCTGCAGAAAGCTGA
- the LOC119716768 gene encoding maestro heat-like repeat-containing protein family member 2B, which produces MLTYGKIALRAPKAELLDCVEKCILANILELFHACRTKELQHKLALVNSIQEVTRAIQVVDTKQRFRLCKKPEVLNVLLDLMREDGCDSPVSRVHLKVLRLLEQLSKLEPRVDWEKRCSQVAVCCWRVLSCPPADTELQPLQASCEEALGQLMSAFLQAEGTSRAFADMVLVLLHQLTSRNAWQQERALQLCAQLLGTYEEFFKCSRELACSGFGSLLGVLGPLLSDSQAASRRRAGACLSCLLRIQACGLARARRVVLQVPHLHQGIRDLCERLDTVEDGPLREDRAEIAKDVCQYLPQGQARSFMDSITKTFSCTNQQRARAAGDWLIAFLETRGNEIYPEVPEFMKILWEARRTVQQSPLKDLFFKALCLLAGFRSQAVVDTLLQTESPSERDEQLWRSLGSSDLGPKVLYHLIWRLNEASEARCRLTVAAQPLDPFKLLCAICEVMSALLTTKETRDVLLCLLPVLLKWVSIELGTLVLFPPLSLPAEIFKETEEEELVCGPYSAALEQVLGRLLDERWQRVLWNHRVWPSLDVPQWHCNAVQLLTRVLLRAQLVSRLLINSFMLWLHSPSQNLQLTALAFFAEVVKDPPAEGKHLLKPLVWVFLEKLKSPSRAVKQMAARGLGRAVSGLPKKFRRHKRNIMEALGREMEKVDCPGVAAESMLALEEIFANQTAKGSGMAFKSIARSTRKFFDAEQKELRFAAFHLYAALAAGAKGDLTTFFRAEVEQTLGRLFLHLQDPSYAVSTACKTALYSCAPFVEPKGLQVVVMNSIGCSGAELQRDVYSYLETAAPELLKKLKHQQESPQETRFTDATLHVLEASVEHQESTTHAEDIPEHAEDLSGDTEDIPELLEA; this is translated from the exons ATGCTTACCTATGGCAAGATTGCACTGCGTGCGCCCAAGGCAGAACTGCTGGACTGCGTGGAGAAATGCATCCTGGCCAACATCCTGGAGCTCTTCCATGCCTGCAGAACAAAG gagctgcagcacaagCTCGCCCTGGTGAACAGTATCCAGGAGGTCACCCGTGCCATCCAGGTTGTGGACACCAAGCAGAGATTCAGGCTCTGCAAGAAGCCGGAGGTGCTGAACGTCCTGCTG GACCTGATGAGGGAGGATGGCTGCGACAGCCCTGTGTCCCGAGTGCATCTCAAGGTGCTTCGGCTGCTGGAGCAGTTGAG CAAGCTGGAGCCTCGCGTGGACTGGGAGAAGAGGTGCTCCCAGGTGGCCGTGTGCTGCTGGAGAGTCCTGTCGTGCCCTCCTGCGGACACAGAGCTGCAG CCTCTGCAAGCGTCGTGTGAGGAAGCTCTGGGCCAGCTGATGTCAGCCTTCCTCCAAGCGGAAGGCACCTCCCGCGCCTTCGCGGACATGGTCTTG GTCTTGCTGCACCAACTCACCTCAAGGAACGCGTGGCAGCAAGAGAGGGCCCTGCAGCTCTGCGCCCAGCTGCTGGGCACTTACGAAGAGTTCTTCAAGTGCTCG AGGGAACTCGCCTGCTCGGGCTTCGGCTCCTTGCTCGGTGTGCTGGGGCCTCTGCTGAGCGACTCCCAGGCCGCGTCCCGGCGGAGGGCAGGGGCCTGCCTCAGCTGCCTTCTCCGGATCCAAG CTTGTGGCCTGGCGAGGGCTCGGAGAGTGGTGCTCCAAGTGCCCCACTTGCATCAGGGCATCAGGGATCTGTGTGAGAGGCTGGACACCGTGGAGGACGGGCCTCTGCGTGAGGACCGTGCCGAAATAGCGAAG gATGTTTGCCAGTACCTCCCCCAGGGACAGGCCAGGAGCTTCATGGACTCCATCACGAAGACCTTCTCGTGCACTAACCAGCAGCGTGCACGAGCAGCTGGCGACTGGCTGATCGCATTCCTGGAGACACGCGGAAACGAAATATACCCAGAG GTGCCTGAATTCATGAAGATCCTGTGGGAGGCCAGGCGCACCGTGCAGCAGAGCCCCCTCAAGGACCTCTTCTTCAAGGCACTCTGTCTCCTGGCCGGCTTCCGCAGCCAGGCTGTGGTGGACACCCTCCTCCAGACAGAATCGCCCTCAGAGAG AGACGAGCAGCTCTGGAGGAGCCTGGGCAGCAGCGACCTCGGGCCTAAGGTGCTGTATCACTTAATTTGGAGACTGAACGAGGCATCTGAAGCCAGGTGTCGGCTCACGGTTGCTGCTCAACCGCTGGATCCTTTCAAG ctcctctgtgcCATCTGTGAGGTGATGTCTGCTCTGCTGACCACGAAGGAAACCCGGGACGTGCTTCTTTGCCTCCTTCCCGTCCTCCTGAAGTGGGTCAGCATTGAACTGGGAACACTGGTGCTGTTTCCCCCCCTGAGTCTTCCGGCAGAAATCTTCAAGGAAACGGAAGAAGAGGAGCTGGTGTGCGG ACCCTACAGCGCTGCTCTGGAACAAGTGCTGGGAAGACTCCTGGACGAGAGGTGGCAGCGGGTGCTCTGGAATCATCGAGTGTGGCCGTCCCTGGACGTGCCTCAGTGGCACTGCAACGCCGTGCAGCTCCTGACCAG AGTGCTGCTCCGTGCCCAGCTCGTCTCACGTTTGCTGATAAACAGCTTCATGCTGTGGCTGCACTCCCCCTCGCAAAACCTGCAACTCACGGCGCTGGCTTTCTTCGCAGAG GTGGTGAAGGACCCGCCAGCTGAGGGGAAGCATCTCCTGAAGCCCCTGGTGTGGGTCTTCCTGGAGAAGCTGAAGAGTCCGAGCCGTGCTGTGAAGCAGATGGCAGCGAGAGGCCTGGGCCGTGCTGTCAGTGGCTTGCCCAAGAAG TTTCGAAGGCACAAGAGGAACATCATGGAAGCACTGGGGCGTGAAATGGAGAAGGTGGACTGTCCTGGGGTGGCTGCGGAGAGCATGTTGGCcctggaagaaatatttgcaaatcaGACGGCGAAGGGCTCGGGCATGGCCTTCAAAAGCATCGCCCGCTCCACCAGGAAGTTCTTCGATGCC GAGCAAAAGGAGCTTCGTTTTGCGGCCTTCCATCTCTACGCGGCCCTGGCTGCTGGCGCCAAGGGCGATCTCACCACGTTCTTCAGAGCAGAAGTGGAGCAGACGTTGGGCAGACTCTTCCTGCACCTCCAGGACCCCAGCTATGCAGTATCCACC GCTTGCAAGACAGCCCTCTACAGCTGTGCTCCTTTTGTTGAGCCAAAGGGGCTGCAGGTGGTCGTCATGAATTCCATCGGGTGCAgtggggcagagctgcagcgcGATGTCTACTCTTACCTG GAGACAGCTGCTCCCGAGCTGCTGAAGAAACTGAAGCACCAGCAGGAGTCACCACAGGAGACGCGCTTCACAGATGCCACTCTCCACGTCCTTG AAGCCAGCGTGGAGCACCAAGAGAGCACAACGCATGCTGAAGACATCCCAGAGCATGCAGAAGATCTCTCGGGGGACACAGAAGACATCCCCGAGCTTTTAGAGGCCTGA